Proteins encoded by one window of Pseudomonas coleopterorum:
- a CDS encoding YicC/YloC family endoribonuclease: MVHSMTAFARCERAAAQGTLSWELRSVNHRYLEPHLRLPEALRDLEGSVREALRQGLSRGKVECTLRYTEDTSGQPLQVDRERATQLIAAAETVAALIKQPAALNPLEVLAWPGVLVADASDPQALSTAANELFAQALTELKNGRVREGAELARLINDRLDAMSSEVATLRSLVPQMLSAQRQKILDRCADLQAELDPQRLEQEMVLLAQKSDVAEELDRLTTHVTEVRRVLKAGGAAGRRLDFLMQELNREANTLGSKAFDPRSTQAAVNLKVLIEQMREQVQNIE, encoded by the coding sequence ATGGTGCACAGCATGACCGCCTTCGCGCGTTGCGAACGAGCCGCGGCCCAAGGCACCCTGAGCTGGGAGCTACGTTCGGTCAACCATCGCTATCTGGAGCCGCATCTGCGCCTGCCCGAGGCCCTGCGCGACCTCGAAGGTTCGGTGCGCGAAGCACTGCGCCAGGGCCTGTCGCGCGGCAAGGTCGAATGCACCCTGCGCTACACCGAGGACACCAGCGGCCAACCCTTGCAGGTCGATCGCGAGCGCGCCACGCAATTGATAGCCGCCGCCGAGACCGTTGCCGCCCTGATCAAGCAGCCTGCCGCGCTCAACCCGCTGGAAGTGCTGGCTTGGCCCGGCGTGCTGGTGGCCGACGCCAGCGATCCCCAGGCTCTGAGCACGGCGGCCAACGAACTGTTCGCCCAGGCGCTGACCGAACTCAAGAATGGCCGCGTGCGCGAAGGCGCCGAACTGGCCCGGCTGATCAACGACCGGCTCGACGCCATGAGCAGCGAGGTCGCCACCTTGCGCAGCCTGGTGCCGCAGATGCTCAGCGCGCAACGGCAGAAGATCCTCGACCGCTGCGCCGACCTGCAGGCCGAACTCGACCCGCAGCGCCTGGAGCAGGAAATGGTCCTGCTGGCACAGAAAAGCGACGTGGCCGAAGAACTCGACCGCCTGACCACCCACGTCACCGAAGTGCGGCGCGTGCTCAAGGCTGGCGGCGCCGCCGGCCGACGCCTGGATTTCCTCATGCAGGAACTCAACCGCGAAGCCAACACCCTGGGCTCCAAAGCCTTCGACCCACGCAGTACGCAGGCTGCCGTCAACCTCAAGGTGTTGATCGAGCAGATGCGTGAACAAGTGCAGAACATTGAGTAA